A region from the Leptolyngbya iicbica LK genome encodes:
- a CDS encoding ABC transporter ATP-binding protein produces MTATPTKTQTLLRIEDLQVHFPVMEGLIFQRQVGSVKAVDGITFEVRQGETLGLVGESGCGKSTTGKAILQLERPTAGKIYFKEAELTAISGESLRQQRREMQMIFQDPYASLNPRMTVGSIVGEPLEVHGLASGKEKRDRVAELLHIVGLNPKFITRYPHEFSGGQRQRIVIARALAVNPKFIVADEPIAALDVSIQAQVVNLMQKLQQELGLTYLFIAHDLSVVRHISDRVAVMYLGKVVELADRVALYENPLHPYTQALLSAVPIPDPTIEAKRERIILEGDVPSPTNPPQGCRFHTRCPVAVDACRHNPEPEFKDAGNGHYVACHLVN; encoded by the coding sequence ATGACCGCTACTCCCACTAAAACCCAAACTCTCCTCCGGATTGAAGATCTGCAAGTCCACTTTCCAGTAATGGAGGGGCTGATCTTTCAGCGTCAGGTGGGCAGCGTCAAAGCCGTGGATGGCATTACTTTCGAGGTGCGCCAAGGTGAGACGCTGGGCTTAGTGGGCGAGTCGGGCTGTGGCAAAAGCACCACGGGCAAAGCCATTTTGCAACTAGAGCGACCCACTGCTGGCAAGATCTATTTTAAAGAGGCCGAACTGACCGCGATAAGTGGCGAAAGCCTGCGGCAGCAGCGGCGCGAGATGCAGATGATCTTTCAAGATCCCTATGCGTCGCTGAATCCGCGCATGACGGTGGGCAGCATCGTCGGTGAGCCGTTAGAGGTGCATGGGCTGGCAAGCGGGAAAGAGAAGCGCGATCGCGTGGCGGAACTCTTGCACATCGTCGGCCTCAATCCGAAATTCATCACCCGCTATCCTCACGAATTTTCCGGTGGGCAGCGCCAGCGCATCGTCATCGCTCGCGCCCTCGCGGTGAATCCCAAATTCATCGTGGCGGACGAACCCATTGCGGCGCTGGATGTCTCCATTCAGGCCCAGGTGGTGAACCTGATGCAGAAACTTCAACAGGAGTTGGGGCTAACATATCTCTTCATCGCCCATGATTTGAGTGTGGTGCGGCATATCAGCGATCGCGTGGCCGTCATGTACCTCGGCAAAGTCGTGGAACTGGCCGATCGCGTTGCCCTCTACGAAAATCCGCTGCACCCTTACACCCAAGCCCTGCTGTCTGCTGTCCCCATCCCCGACCCCACCATTGAAGCGAAGCGGGAACGCATCATCCTCGAAGGCGATGTGCCCAGCCCCACCAATCCCCCCCAGGGCTGCCGCTTCCACACCCGCTGCCCCGTTGCCGTTGATGCCTGCCGCCACAACCCCGAACCCGAATTCAAAGATGCTGGCAATGGTCACTATGTTGCCTGTCACTTAGTTAACTAG